GGTGCAGGTGACCATGGGATAACCTTTACTGCATTTTCATAATTTCTCCTTTGTGCTGTTCTGAAAGAACAGCGGCCTCCGCATTACGATCCTGCTTGGCATCATAATGCGGGGGCTTTTTGTTTGGCAGTTTATTTTGTCGGGAATACTGTTTCTGTTGTATCTGTTTTTTCACAACCTCAGCTTACAACAAAAAATGAGATAGGTAACCCCTTTCGGGGAAGTCTATCTCATTTTTTTCGTTGGAGCTATTTTGCAACAGCCCCCTACTGCCGCCAGAACACCCCATGCTTATTTCAAAAGCAATCATTTTTCTGATACTCCAGCATCAGCCCAAGAACGATTTTCAGTCCTGTGGGCAAGCTGGCAATGTCCACCCACTCCTGCCGGGTATGCGCCGATCCGCCATCTATCGTACCAATGGTATTGGCCGGGATACCCAGCGACAGCGGGATGTTGCTGTCCGTGGAGTTGGGCGTTTCGTCAGGCTCACGGCCTGTGAAGGCGCGAACAATCTCTTTACTTTTTTCCGTGAATTGACCGAGTCTTTTCTGGTCAACAGGGCCGTTGCCGGGACGGATGCCCAGCAGCTCCACCTCAAAATCGCCGCCTCTGCCATTCCAGTGCGCTACAGCACGACGGAATTTTTCTTCCATCTCTTCCAGACAATCCTGTGCGGTAGAACGGAACTCGTACAGCATGGATGCCTGCTGTGCAATGGAGTTGACCGTTGTGCCGCCCTCGATACGCCCTACATTATAGGTGGTACGGGAACGTACCGGTGGCTGGATCTGGTACAGTTCATTCACGAGTCCACACAGCAGTTGAATGGCACTGGGGTCGCCAAAATTTGCATAGGAGTGACCACCGGGCGTTTTACAGGTGATCTTATACCGATAAGAACCCACGGCACTGCTGCAGCAAAGCGGCATATAGATATCAAAAGAATAGAACCCCTGAATACGGGTGCCGTACTCGGCAAACAATGCCTTGGTACCGTCCAGATTGCCCAGACCTTCTTCGCAGGCATTCGCCACCACCAGCACACCATATTCCAGCGCGGTTTGTTTCTGGATCAGATATTTTGCAGCCATCAGCAAGTTGACGAGGTTGGCAGTATCATCGCCGATGCCCGGCGCAAATAGCTTGCCGCCCTCTTCCCGCAAGGGAAGATTTTCTACATCTGGGAACACAATATCCGTGTGGGCGGCAAAAACGACCAGTTCTTCGGTGTCCGGCCCCAGTTTGCAGATCACATTTTTAGCGCTGTCGATGCGGACATTTTCTGCCCCTTGTGCCCGGAGCCAATCCCGGCAGAATGCTGCCCGAAAATCCTCCTTTCGGGTCGGCGCAGGCATCTTTCCCAGTGTGCGCAGCAGTTCCAGCTGTTCGGTGCGGCATTCTTCTGCATAAGCTTCCACCTGCGCTTTTGTCTGTTCGTTCATAAAAACTTTCCCTCCCTGAACACGCCGAAAACCGCAGACAGTTTCCTGCCTGCGGTTCCGGCCTTCATTTAGCCTTCTAAGTCTTCACCATTGGTGGCGATACACTTCTGATACCAGTAAAAACTGTCTTTTCTACTGCGAGCCAGTGTGCCGTGACCGGCATCATCCTGATCCACATAGATCACGCCATACCGCTTGGACATTTCCATACTGCCGCAGGAGACCAGATCGATAAAGCCCCACATGGTATAGCCAATCAACTCCACGCCGTCCTTGACAGCTTCCTTCATCGCCAGCTTTTCGTGATTTTTAATCTTCTAACCCATGGCTCCCGGTTACGGTTTTCAAATATTCCTCTGGGTCGCCGTTCAGAATCAAATCGGCATAGCCCAGCGGGTCATTATAGATGAGATAATTCAACTCTGACCTCTGCGCCATGGTCACGTCCAGTGCATCCTCGACCCCGGTACAGTCAATGGAAATTTTTCTCCCATTCCGGAGCAGAAGCTCCACGCAGCCGGTGTCCATGTTACCCGCTGTTACTACGAAAGGGGAATTATTGGGTGAAGCAAAATAAGCGGTAGCCTCCCATTCCTACGGGTTGGGAACCGCGGCGGAATCTGGCGGTCAGGGCCTTACGGGTTGCGTTTGCTGATTTTTCTGCAGCCCCTTGGCAGGGCTTTGAAAAATCAGAACGCGGCCCCAACAACTCCTCCCTGTTTCAGCCGCTGGCTGCGGTCGTCGTCGTTGCTGTTCAAGTCCTCTTCCGCACCGAAAAAGAAAAACCAGTACACATTGTGTACTGGTTTTTCTTGGTGCAGTAAAGCAATCCAAATCCGAACCATTTCCCTCGGATGCAACTTCTGTCGCTTCTCCAAAGGTGACGGTCTGTGTACCTTCCTTATAGTTGAAGGTTATTAAAACCTTATCATCGTATAGATAAATCGCATTGATGAAGGTATCCACCAATGCCTGCCGCTGGTCTTTCAGGCTCATGTCCAGCTTGCGGAACCGCAGCAGCCAGAACCGGATGAACTCCTCTGTAACCTTGGGCTTTGCCAGCTTTTCTTCCGCAATGCGGGCTTCAAGCTCACGCTTGGTTTCTTCCAGCTGCTCCAGCCGCTCCTTGGTGGAGCTGGTCAGGATACCGACCTGAATCGCATTGAGCATATTCTGGATACCAGATTCAGCATCCCGAAGCTGTTTCTCATAGAGTGGAATGTTGGTGTTATCCTTATTTTGCAGTTCCATCACCTTGGCGATGATGGATTCCATAGCGGCATCGTCTTTCACAAGCTGCATGGTCTGGTTGACTACCAAATCTTCCAGCCACTGTTTGCGGACGGTCTTTTTCTTGCAGCCCTTGTGCTTTTTGGCAGTGGCACATTTATAGTAGCGGTGGACTTCACCCGTCCGGCTTGTGCCGCTTTCGCCAAACATCAACGCCCCACAGTAGCCGCAGAACAGCTTGGTGGTGAGCAGATAGTCATCCTCTGCCTTTCTACGGGCAGGGGCTTTTTTGTTTTTGGCGATTTTCTTCTGCACATCCTCAAACAGTTCCAGTGGAATGATGGGCGGGATAGCATCCGGCACGACCACATCCCGGAATTTCAGTTCTCCGATGTACCGCCGGTTCTTGAGCATATGTTCAACGCTGTTATAAGTAAATGCACCGCCCACCGGGTTCTTGATGCCGTTTTCGTTCAGCCAGTCCCGAATCTCCTTCATTGTGGAGCCTTCATTGTACTTCTTGAACGATTCAAGCACAAAAGGCGAGGTGAGAGGGTCGATGTGGAACTTCCGCTCGGAATCCAGCGTGTACCCAAAGGTTCCACGGCCACCGTTGCAGCGGCCTTTCAGGATGTTCTCGGTCTGTCCACGCACGACCTTCTCGGCAAGGTCAGCGGAATAATACTCGGCATAACCTTCCAGCACAGATTCCAGAATAATGCCCTCCGGCCCCTCGGAGATGATCTCGGTGGCAGACATGAGCTTGACGCCGTTCTTCTTCAGTTGGGTCTTATACCGGGCACTGTCGTAGCGGTTCCGAGCAAAACGGTCCAGCTTCCAGACCAGCACAATGTCAAACAGCTTCTTGTCGCTGTCCTTAATCATCTGCTGGAACTCCGGGCGGTTGTCCGTCTTGGCGGAGATAGCACGGTCAATATAGTGCTTGACGATGGTGATGCCGTTTTTCTCGGCATAAGCCGTGCATTCCCGGATCTGGCCTTCGATGGATTCTTCGCGCTGGTTGTCCGAGGAATAGCGGGCATAGATCACGGCGGTCATGGCAGGCACCTCCACTTTACACATCATTGAACGGTGGAACGTTCATCTAAGCAATGTTTCGTATAATGTATATACCACAGTTCTGCCCTGATTGCAAGCCCAATGATTTATTTTCATGATTCCAACAGACAAATTGTCTTAAGATTATATTCCGAGCAAAATGTGAAGTCCAAGCCCGGCCACGCCGCACAGGCACATGGTCAGGATGGGATTCCACTTGAGCTTCCGTAGGACAAAAAATGCCGATGCAAAACTGCCGATGCCGATCCAGTCTACGTTGGCGAGCGTCTTTGCACTCTCTCCGAACACCACCATAGACAGTATAGAAAGACCTGCACCAAAGATAAGCGCTACAATGACCGGACGCAGGCAGGCCAGAACACTTTGCAGCAGAGAAATATCCTTGTATTTACGATAGATGTAGGATAGAAGTGAAACAAAGAACAGCGCCGGTGTAATGCAACCTAGTGTTGCAATGATGGCTCCGGGTACCTGCGCGATACGCAAACCAACAAAAGTTGCCGAGTTGACCGCAATGGGACCAGGGGTCATTTCTGCAATCGTGATGAGGTCAGTAAACTCCTGCATCGTCAGCCAGCCATGTTGTTCCACCACTTGGCTCTGGATCAGCGGCATGGCCGCATAGCCGCCGCCTACGCTGAACATACCCACCTGCAAAAAGCTGAGAAAAAGCTGTAAGTAGATCATTTTGCACCACCTTTTTTCCACTGGACCAGAGCCAGCACCACGCCGAATACTGCAGCGGCAAGGATGACCACCACCACATTGACATCAAACACCGTATTTGCGACAAACGCTGCGACCATCAGGGCAATATACACCCATGAGCGGGTCTTCAGCACCTTGCCGCCGAGGTCGAATACAACATCCAGAATGACCGCCGCCACACCAGCCTGCATTCCCTTGAGTAACAACGCGATATAGCGATTGGTGGCAAAAGCATTGTAGAACACAGAAATGACTGAAAGAATGACCATAGGTGGGATGATGGTGCCCAACACTGCCACGATCATTCCAATCAAGCCTTCTACCTGCCAGCCTACCAGAATTGCAGCATTGACCGCGATTGCGCCCGGAGAGGACTGCGCCAACGCTGTCATATCCAGCATTTCCTGTTCATCGATCCAGTGCAGCTCATCTACAAATTTTTTCTTCATAAAGGTCACGATGACAAAGCCGCCGCCGAAGGTAAAGCTGCTAATGTACAGCGTACTCAAAAACAGCTTCCAAAGCCGTGCTAACCGTGTACCGTATGTTTTATTTTCATCCATACAAGTTTTCTTCTCCTTTTTTTGATTTTCGGACAACTATATTCGTTTTCTTACTATTTCAAACAGCTTTTAACTGTTACTGCTTGCGAAAGCCCGTATTTTCCGGTATCCTTGTTTTAAGAACTGCGAAGCACGGAGGGAATCTCTATGAAACATAATACATTTCTCGTCAAGCCAGCGTCCAGCCTGTGCAATCTGAGTTGCCGGTACTGCTTTTATGACGATGTTTCCAACAGCCGAGCCTGCAAAAATATGGGACTGCTTTCCCATGAAATGGCAGGAGAACTGGTTGAAAAGGCTTTTGCAGCCACAGAGGAAGGCGGCAGCGTCCATTTTCTGTTTCAGGGCGGCGAACCGACTCTTGCCGGGTTGGATTTCTTCCGGTTCTTTCTGGAAACGGAGCGTTCCATGCAGCGCAATATCTCTGTGTTCCACAGCATCCAGACCAATGGCATTTGTCTGGATGAAGAGTGGGCTTCCTTTTTCAAAGCCAACTCTTTCCTCGTAGGCCTCTCTCTGGACGGCACACAGGAGAACCATGATCTCTATCGGCTGGACGCAGCTGGGCAGGGCACATGGGATAAAGTAACTCATGCGCTTGCGCTGCTGGATGCCTACAGGGTCGAAACGAATCTGCTCTGTGTTGTGACCGGACAGCTGGCCAGAAAGCCGCAGCGAGCCTTCAAAAGCCTCTGCGAGTTGGGACAGCACAATCTGCAATTCATCCCATGTCTTGACCCACTTGATACGATTGGAGGGCAGGCATATTCTCTAACGCCGGAACTTTATGGTCGTTTTCTGTGCGGCGTCTTTGATACTTGGTATCAGCAGCTGCAACGAGGCAATTATATCAGCGTTCGCAATTTTGAGGACTATCTGCGTATCCTGCTGGGAATGCCGCCTACCTCCTGCGCTTCCTCCGGTTCCTGTGGACATTATCTTACCGTAGAAGGTGACGGAAGCCTTTATCCCTGTGACTTTTATGTTCTGGATGAGTGGAAGCTGGGAAATCTGAGCCACTGTACCGTTGAAGATGCGCTTGATTCTCCCACAAGCCAGACATTTCTGGCACAGGGCCGCAAACGCCCGGCGGAATGCGCAGCATGTGCTTATCAGCTGCTCTGCCGGGGCGGATGCAAGCGAGATTGGGATGCCTCTGGAAGCAACCGCTTTTGCGCAGCGTATAAGCAGTTCTTTGCCTATGTGCTTCCGCGCCTGCATACTGCTGCACATTTTCTGGCACAACAAAACCGATAAAGAGATTCTCCCGGAGAGCAGTACTGCCTCCGGGAGAATCTTTATTTTACCTTTTTGATCTTCCGGATGGAATGGCCATCGTAGAGGATGGGCTTCATGACATAAGTGTAGTTCCGGTCATCGCATTCGCCGGTGGAAATCATCTCCATAAGCCGCAGCGCAAGCTGACGTCCCATTTCAAAGCCTTGTTCCACAGAACAGGTAACGTCCTCCTGTCGATACGTCTCTTCCGAATAGTCAAAACAGACCAGCGAATAATCTTCGGGTACAGTCTTCCCCATTTTCTGCAGAGTTTTCATGACCAGTCGATAGATGATGTAGTTGCAGCAGACGATAGCGGTGCATTTAGGGATGCTCTTCAGAAATCTTTCAATGGAACGGACATAGCTTTCGTTGTGGGCTTCGTCCGAAATACACCACTTGATGTAATCATCGTTCAGTTCCAAACCACGATTTCGCATCGCTTCCGCCATGCCTTGAAACTTTTCTACGCTCTGGTAGTTGTCGTACACGAAGATGCCTGCAATGTGGCTGTGTCCGGCATCCATCAGGCGTCCTATCAACTGATGCGCACATTCAATATCATTGATGGTCACACGCGGACAGCGCAGATTCCGATAAAAATTGTTGTAGAATATCACCGGAATTTTGCGCCGATAAAGTTCCTTGTAGCAGTCAAGATTCGGGCTGAGGATACTCGACTTAACACCGTCCACGATAAAGCCATGAAAATTCTGATGCACCACTGTTTCCAGACAGCGGCGTTCGTTGCAGAACTTGTTATCGGTCAGAAATACGTGCAGATCCACCCGTTCCTGTGTCAGAACGCTGCGCACACCCTCAATCAGCCCCGAATTTGCACTCGTATCCTGACCTTGCAAAACAAGGCCGATCTTATAAAGTGCATCCTCGGTGTTCAAATCGCGCGTCATCACCTTTTCCCGGTGGAAATAGGTGCCGCTCCCTTTGACTTTGTACACGATTCCTTCATTCACCAATCGGTCAATGGCAACTCGAATCGTTTCCCGGCTGACGCCCAGCTTTCGGCAGAGTGCATTTTCCGAGGGCAGTCGTTGATTTCCAGAAAACTTGTTTTCGTCGATATAAGCCAGAAGCCAACGATATACCTGAGCAGATTTTTTCTCAGCAGCCGAGAGCATGGGCAAACGCTCCTTTTCAGTCGGTGATGGTGGGGCGGGTGCCTTCTGCGTGCTGTATCCAGTTCAGCAAGCGCTCACGAAGCTCCGCTTTGACGTCGGCGTATGCAGGATCTGCGACAACATTGTTCAGCTGCCACGGGTCTTTCTGCATATCATAGAGGAAGTCGTCCGCATACACATCAGATGCCGCAGCCTCGCCGCCATTGACACCGGGGGCATAGACAGAGTACATATAATCTGCCGTGCGGATGCAGCGGCCGCAGCGGCTCTCCGAGATTTGGGCGTAGACCTCATTAGCTCTATTATGATTTTTCTTTTCCACAACGTCAAGCAGATTTTCGCCGATCATCTTGTCGCCGACATCCACGCCTGCCAAAGCCAACAGAGTCTTGGGGATGCTCTCGGTGCTGACCAGCTCGGTGACTTCCTTGCCGCCCTTGAACGGGCCGCCGCAGATGACCAGCGGCACATGCAGGCAGCCGTCGTGGCACGAGCGCTTATAGTCATCGTATCCGTTCAGATGGGCGTCGCGGTTGCGGGTCTTGAAATGAGAGCCATGGTCGGAAGCGTAAAGGATAACAGTATTCTCATACAGACCCTTTTCTTTCAGTTTTTCCACCAGCTTGCCGAGGTTCTCGTCGAGGCTTGCGCACTGTCCCAGATAATCCGGATACTCTTCTGCTGCATTGCCGCCCAGAGCCTTCAAGTCTTCGGGGAGGACAAAATCCGCAAATCGCTGCTTCGAGCCGTTGGGGCCTTCGTAGTGGTTGTGGTCATTCTGATGGTGCGGCTCAATTTGGGATACGGTCATGAAGAAGGGCTTTTCGCCGGTGTACTGGTCGAGGTAGTCCAGCGCGAACTGGTTGATGCAGTCAGCACGGTAGCCCTTAAAATCGATGCGGTTGTTGTTCTCGTCGAACACATAGCCGTCGTAGCCGTGGGAGGTAAATTCCAGCACATCGGCTGCACGCCAGTAGCCGGTGTAGCCGCCGCGCAACTCCAACGGAACGGCTGTAATGGTATGGTCAATGGTCGGCTTCTTTTCCAGCTCGCCATCCGAGGCCAGATGCCACTTGCCGACATAGGCAGTTTCGTAGCCGGCATCTTTTTCCATATACTCGCCCAGAGTCTTGATATTCGAGGGCAGCATCAGGTTATTGCGGAAACAGCCTGTCTCAGTGGGGTATTTTCCGGTCTGGAACAGGGCGCGGCAAGGGCCGCACACCGGCTGGGGAGAGAAAGCATTGTCAAATTTTACGCCCTCCTCTGCCAGCTTGTCCAGATTGGGTGTGACGTTGAGCGGCTGGCCGAAGCAGCCGCAGGTATCCCAGCGCTGCTGGTCACTGAAGTAGAAAATAATGTTATATGCCACGGTCTTTACCTCCTTTTACTGTTCCACTTTCGCGTTCTTCGTTTCCTTCATCTTGCCGCGCAGGATGCCGATGATAACCACCACGATTAGCGCGATAAAAATCCAGCAATACACACTGCTGAAGAAGATTTTGGGACTTCCATCCGAGATGAGCAGGGCGCGGCGGAAGTTCGTCTCGGTCATATTGCCCAGCACCATGCCCAGCAGCACAGGGACAGCGGGCAGCTCCAGCTTGCGCATGAACCACGCCATCACGCCGAACACCAGCGCAACGCTCAAATCAAAATAGCTGCTGTTCACCGAGTAAGCACCGGCGAAACAGAAAATCACGATGATGGGGGTCAAGATCTGCTGAGGGATGGAGACGACCTTTGCAAACAGGCTAGTCAGGTATTTGCCCTGCAGGAACATGAAGATGTTCACGAGGATAAGGCCCAGCATGATGGCATACATGATAGCGCCGTCGGTGGTGAACAGCGAGAGACCGGGGTTCAGGCCATTTATCATCAGGGCCGACAACATGATGGCCACGCAGCCGTCGCCGGGGATGCCCAGCGTCAGCAAGGGAATCAGGGTCGCGCCACAGACGGCATTGTTGGCAGACTCAGCAGCCGCAACGCCCTCCACAGAACCGTGGCCGAATTCCTCGGGATGCTTGGACAGGTTCTTCGCAGTGTTGTAGGAGAACCACGAGGCCTCCGACGCACCCGTGCCAGGTACGATACCAACACAGGAACCGATGATAGAACCCATCAGCACTGGTCGGAACATCCGCTTGTATTCATCTTTTGTGATTTTGCCGTCATCATTGCCGATTTTTCCGGCGTGAAGGTTCAACTCATTCCGCTTCAGCTCTGCCTTGCCAATGATTTCCACCAGTGCGAACAAACCGATGAGGGTAACGGCAAGGTCAAGACCCAGATACAGACGGGGAATACCAAATGTAAAGCGGTCATAGCTGGTCATGGGGTCTGCGCCCACACAGGAAATAAGCAAACCAAGGCAGGCGGCGATGATGCCCTTGACAAGGCTCTTACCAGAAACGCCTGCAATAATCGTCATGCCGAACAGGCAGACCATAAAGTACTCCGCCGTGCCGAGCTGTGCCGAAATTTTTGCGACCTGAGGGCCGAGGAAGAGCAGCACCAACGCAGAGAAGATACCGCCAAAGGTAGATGCATAAAGTGCAATTTTCAACGCCGCCTTAGTGCGGCCCATTTTGGACAGCGGATAGCCGTCCAGCATAGTAGCCGCCGCGTGGGGCGTACCCGGCGTGTTGATAAGGATAGCCGATACCGAGCCACCATAGCCGCCTGCGCAGTAAATGCCCAACAGGAACATCATGCCGGGAATCGCACGCATGGTATAAGTGACAGGCAGGAATAGGATGATGCAGAGGATAACACTTAATCCCGGGATGGCCGCGAACACGCAGCCAATAAAGACGCCGAGGTTTATCCAGATGATATTTTCGAGGGTGAAAAGCAGCCCGGAGGCCGGGCCGATAAAGTCAAACAAACCCATATTCTGCCTCCTCAGAAACTAACATTCAGCACAAAGTGGAATACGACCCAAATCAACACAGCCATTGAAACTGTGATGGCATAGTAAAGGGGTTTCTTGCAGCGGAAAAAGACCAGAAATGCCAGTGCGCAGAATACAGCGCCCACAACAAACAGATCCGTGACCTCTGCCAGCAGATAAGTGACCACCAGAATGAGGACGATGACGAGTGCTTTTGTTTCCACCAAAAGATTCAGCGTTTTAGTTTTGGTCGGGCGGTGCATCACCATGTTGTATGCCTCGCGGCCCACCAGAAGGGCGCTCATGGCCAGCATGAGCCAAATCAGCATCGTCGGGAAAGCGCGGCCATTCACAACGTCTTTTTCCGAGATCTGCACCTGCTGCGGCATGATGAGCAGCAGCACGATGCCAATGACCAGAAACAGAATGCCGCAAATCAGGTCTACCGGGTACTCGATGTTCTTCTGTTCGAGCTTTGCGCCCCATTCATCCAGTTTTGCTTCGGCACGTTCTATCAGATTTTTCA
Above is a genomic segment from Faecalibacterium taiwanense containing:
- a CDS encoding M20/M25/M40 family metallo-hydrolase, producing the protein MNEQTKAQVEAYAEECRTEQLELLRTLGKMPAPTRKEDFRAAFCRDWLRAQGAENVRIDSAKNVICKLGPDTEELVVFAAHTDIVFPDVENLPLREEGGKLFAPGIGDDTANLVNLLMAAKYLIQKQTALEYGVLVVANACEEGLGNLDGTKALFAEYGTRIQGFYSFDIYMPLCCSSAVGSYRYKITCKTPGGHSYANFGDPSAIQLLCGLVNELYQIQPPVRSRTTYNVGRIEGGTTVNSIAQQASMLYEFRSTAQDCLEEMEEKFRRAVAHWNGRGGDFEVELLGIRPGNGPVDQKRLGQFTEKSKEIVRAFTGREPDETPNSTDSNIPLSLGIPANTIGTIDGGSAHTRQEWVDIASLPTGLKIVLGLMLEYQKNDCF
- a CDS encoding DUF6061 family protein; its protein translation is MDTGCVELLLRNGRKISIDCTGVEDALDVTMAQRSELNYLIYNDPLGYADLILNGDPEEYLKTVTGSHGLED
- a CDS encoding recombinase family protein, which produces MTAVIYARYSSDNQREESIEGQIRECTAYAEKNGITIVKHYIDRAISAKTDNRPEFQQMIKDSDKKLFDIVLVWKLDRFARNRYDSARYKTQLKKNGVKLMSATEIISEGPEGIILESVLEGYAEYYSADLAEKVVRGQTENILKGRCNGGRGTFGYTLDSERKFHIDPLTSPFVLESFKKYNEGSTMKEIRDWLNENGIKNPVGGAFTYNSVEHMLKNRRYIGELKFRDVVVPDAIPPIIPLELFEDVQKKIAKNKKAPARRKAEDDYLLTTKLFCGYCGALMFGESGTSRTGEVHRYYKCATAKKHKGCKKKTVRKQWLEDLVVNQTMQLVKDDAAMESIIAKVMELQNKDNTNIPLYEKQLRDAESGIQNMLNAIQVGILTSSTKERLEQLEETKRELEARIAEEKLAKPKVTEEFIRFWLLRFRKLDMSLKDQRQALVDTFINAIYLYDDKVLITFNYKEGTQTVTFGEATEVASEGNGSDLDCFTAPRKTSTQCVLVFLFRCGRGLEQQRRRPQPAAETGRSCWGRVLIFQSPAKGLQKNQQTQPVRP
- a CDS encoding chromate transporter codes for the protein MIYLQLFLSFLQVGMFSVGGGYAAMPLIQSQVVEQHGWLTMQEFTDLITIAEMTPGPIAVNSATFVGLRIAQVPGAIIATLGCITPALFFVSLLSYIYRKYKDISLLQSVLACLRPVIVALIFGAGLSILSMVVFGESAKTLANVDWIGIGSFASAFFVLRKLKWNPILTMCLCGVAGLGLHILLGI
- a CDS encoding chromate transporter, which codes for MDENKTYGTRLARLWKLFLSTLYISSFTFGGGFVIVTFMKKKFVDELHWIDEQEMLDMTALAQSSPGAIAVNAAILVGWQVEGLIGMIVAVLGTIIPPMVILSVISVFYNAFATNRYIALLLKGMQAGVAAVILDVVFDLGGKVLKTRSWVYIALMVAAFVANTVFDVNVVVVILAAAVFGVVLALVQWKKGGAK
- a CDS encoding anaerobic sulfatase maturase, with the translated sequence MKHNTFLVKPASSLCNLSCRYCFYDDVSNSRACKNMGLLSHEMAGELVEKAFAATEEGGSVHFLFQGGEPTLAGLDFFRFFLETERSMQRNISVFHSIQTNGICLDEEWASFFKANSFLVGLSLDGTQENHDLYRLDAAGQGTWDKVTHALALLDAYRVETNLLCVVTGQLARKPQRAFKSLCELGQHNLQFIPCLDPLDTIGGQAYSLTPELYGRFLCGVFDTWYQQLQRGNYISVRNFEDYLRILLGMPPTSCASSGSCGHYLTVEGDGSLYPCDFYVLDEWKLGNLSHCTVEDALDSPTSQTFLAQGRKRPAECAACAYQLLCRGGCKRDWDASGSNRFCAAYKQFFAYVLPRLHTAAHFLAQQNR
- a CDS encoding GntR family transcriptional regulator; the encoded protein is MLSAAEKKSAQVYRWLLAYIDENKFSGNQRLPSENALCRKLGVSRETIRVAIDRLVNEGIVYKVKGSGTYFHREKVMTRDLNTEDALYKIGLVLQGQDTSANSGLIEGVRSVLTQERVDLHVFLTDNKFCNERRCLETVVHQNFHGFIVDGVKSSILSPNLDCYKELYRRKIPVIFYNNFYRNLRCPRVTINDIECAHQLIGRLMDAGHSHIAGIFVYDNYQSVEKFQGMAEAMRNRGLELNDDYIKWCISDEAHNESYVRSIERFLKSIPKCTAIVCCNYIIYRLVMKTLQKMGKTVPEDYSLVCFDYSEETYRQEDVTCSVEQGFEMGRQLALRLMEMISTGECDDRNYTYVMKPILYDGHSIRKIKKVK
- a CDS encoding sulfatase-like hydrolase/transferase; this encodes MAYNIIFYFSDQQRWDTCGCFGQPLNVTPNLDKLAEEGVKFDNAFSPQPVCGPCRALFQTGKYPTETGCFRNNLMLPSNIKTLGEYMEKDAGYETAYVGKWHLASDGELEKKPTIDHTITAVPLELRGGYTGYWRAADVLEFTSHGYDGYVFDENNNRIDFKGYRADCINQFALDYLDQYTGEKPFFMTVSQIEPHHQNDHNHYEGPNGSKQRFADFVLPEDLKALGGNAAEEYPDYLGQCASLDENLGKLVEKLKEKGLYENTVILYASDHGSHFKTRNRDAHLNGYDDYKRSCHDGCLHVPLVICGGPFKGGKEVTELVSTESIPKTLLALAGVDVGDKMIGENLLDVVEKKNHNRANEVYAQISESRCGRCIRTADYMYSVYAPGVNGGEAAASDVYADDFLYDMQKDPWQLNNVVADPAYADVKAELRERLLNWIQHAEGTRPTITD
- a CDS encoding tripartite tricarboxylate transporter permease; translation: MGLFDFIGPASGLLFTLENIIWINLGVFIGCVFAAIPGLSVILCIILFLPVTYTMRAIPGMMFLLGIYCAGGYGGSVSAILINTPGTPHAAATMLDGYPLSKMGRTKAALKIALYASTFGGIFSALVLLFLGPQVAKISAQLGTAEYFMVCLFGMTIIAGVSGKSLVKGIIAACLGLLISCVGADPMTSYDRFTFGIPRLYLGLDLAVTLIGLFALVEIIGKAELKRNELNLHAGKIGNDDGKITKDEYKRMFRPVLMGSIIGSCVGIVPGTGASEASWFSYNTAKNLSKHPEEFGHGSVEGVAAAESANNAVCGATLIPLLTLGIPGDGCVAIMLSALMINGLNPGLSLFTTDGAIMYAIMLGLILVNIFMFLQGKYLTSLFAKVVSIPQQILTPIIVIFCFAGAYSVNSSYFDLSVALVFGVMAWFMRKLELPAVPVLLGMVLGNMTETNFRRALLISDGSPKIFFSSVYCWIFIALIVVVIIGILRGKMKETKNAKVEQ
- a CDS encoding tripartite tricarboxylate transporter TctB family protein, translating into MKNLIERAEAKLDEWGAKLEQKNIEYPVDLICGILFLVIGIVLLLIMPQQVQISEKDVVNGRAFPTMLIWLMLAMSALLVGREAYNMVMHRPTKTKTLNLLVETKALVIVLILVVTYLLAEVTDLFVVGAVFCALAFLVFFRCKKPLYYAITVSMAVLIWVVFHFVLNVSF